The region GCCCGGCAGGCCGCCGCGCTCGTCGACACCCCGTCCGGCCGGACCTGGCTGGCCGTCCTGGAGACGGCCGCGGCGCTGCGCCACGGCAAGGCGACGGCGGCCGCCGGGCACGCCGCCGCGATCGATCCCGATGTCGCCGCGCTGACGCCCCTCGACCGTGCCCGCTGCCTGCTCCACCTCGCCCGTGCCCATCGCGCGGACGGCGGCGAGGAGGCCGCGGAGGCCGGCTTCAAGGAGGCCGCCGAGGGCTACGAGAAGGCCGGCGCCTTCCGGCTGGCGCTGGAGAGCTGGCGCGAGCTGAGCGCCGGCGGCCGTACGGGCGAGGGGCCCGATCCGCACGCCGTGCTCATGCCCTAGCGGTGTCGGTGGCCTGGGCGCCGCTGCCCGTTCCGGACGCCGGGCCGAGGTGCGCATCGGCCGGTGTGCCGAGGGAGCCGGCCCGCCAGAGCCGGACCCCGGGCACCGGGGCCGGGGTCGCCGCGCAGGCCACGGTCTGCGGGCCCACGGGCAGCTCGCGTACGTGGGCGGTGCCGCCGGGGCGCGCGGGGGCACCGGGACGTGCCGGGGAACCGGGGATCACGATCTTGCCCTCCGGCGCGCCGCTCAGCGCGTCGATCGCGTCGGCGGCGGCCAGCTCGCCCCGGCCGGTCAGCCGCAGCGCCGCTTCCTTCCGGGTCCACAGCCGGGCCAGTCGCCGCGCCCGCATCCCCGCCGGAGCCTCCTGGACGTAGCCGCGCTCCAACGCGGTGAAGGGAAGCAGCAGTTCGCCGACCGGTCCGCGCGGCACGGTGTGCACGGACAGGGCCACCGGGAGGTCCCGGATCAGGGCCAGGAACTGCCGGCCCGGGTCCCCGCCGGCGTCGAGGCAAAGGCGGATGCCCGGAGGCCGGCCGACGGCGGCGGGCGGTTCTGCGCACACCGGTCGGCCGAAGCCGTCCCGGGTCACCCGAATATCGCTCGGGGAGCAATGCAGCAGTCGTCCCAGAAATGCCGTCAAACAGTCGGGATGTCGAATGTCAACGGGGACGTTCGAGAATATATGTAAACAGCCGTCGGCTAATTCAGATGAGCGGGACGGATCCCAACTGGCGCCCTCTCGGGCTGCGTTGGCCGGGCTGCCGTCATGGTTGAGCGAATGCGCGCCACAGGAAGGCTGTTCCCCCCGCATAGATCCCCTCGCACCATGTCTCCTTTCCGGACCGGTCACGTCCGAGAAAGCAGTGCACTGAGTCGATTAGATTTACCCTCCGGAGAGCCTCAAGGTAACCCTGGTCTATGCCTGCGTCAACAAGCGACGACCGAAAATCAACTTCGGTTTACCCGGGGGCATTACGAGATTTCGCCAACGTGAGACCGGGCACGACGCGGTGAACGCCCGGCGACCTCAAGTCGAGGACCGGCCGATGGTCGGGCGACGGCAATCTGACTCTTATTCATATCCCTTGTGCGGATGCGCTTCTGCCGGTGTGGCGGCGCCGGCAGAAGCACCGCGGCCG is a window of Streptomyces caniferus DNA encoding:
- a CDS encoding 4'-phosphopantetheinyl transferase superfamily protein — its product is MTRDGFGRPVCAEPPAAVGRPPGIRLCLDAGGDPGRQFLALIRDLPVALSVHTVPRGPVGELLLPFTALERGYVQEAPAGMRARRLARLWTRKEAALRLTGRGELAAADAIDALSGAPEGKIVIPGSPARPGAPARPGGTAHVRELPVGPQTVACAATPAPVPGVRLWRAGSLGTPADAHLGPASGTGSGAQATDTARA